A region of Pseudarthrobacter sp. NIBRBAC000502770 DNA encodes the following proteins:
- a CDS encoding NAD(P)-dependent oxidoreductase encodes MSRIFVTGGSGRLGRSVVAGLAQAGHEVVSVDRDAVPAGQLPPGVVQETADLLAPGEALRLLRESRPDAVIHLAAIAVPFSAPEDVIFGTNTRLAFAVISAATELGVPKIITASSPTVLGYGSPADWLPPSFPLDERTPPKPWNAYALSKLIAEQTVQMFAAAQGERIRYAAFRPCFVISPEEWEGAPTQQGHTLAERLADPALSAPALFNYVDARDVADFLDLLLRKMTDIPNGETFFVGAADALATAPLAELMPRFLPGSEDISAGLTGTSPAFSIAKAEELLGWQPRRSWRTELTSRPTLNDEASALVTAGGGSKETP; translated from the coding sequence ATGAGCAGGATATTCGTTACCGGCGGCTCCGGCCGCCTGGGCCGCAGCGTCGTCGCGGGGCTTGCCCAGGCGGGCCACGAGGTGGTCTCCGTGGACCGTGACGCCGTGCCCGCCGGCCAGCTGCCGCCCGGCGTCGTGCAGGAAACCGCGGACCTCCTGGCGCCGGGGGAGGCGCTGCGCCTCCTCCGGGAGTCAAGGCCCGACGCCGTCATCCACCTTGCAGCGATCGCCGTCCCCTTCAGCGCGCCGGAGGACGTCATCTTTGGGACCAACACCAGGCTCGCCTTCGCCGTGATCAGCGCGGCCACCGAGCTGGGCGTCCCCAAAATCATCACCGCCAGCAGCCCCACCGTGCTCGGTTACGGCTCGCCCGCGGACTGGCTTCCGCCGTCGTTCCCGCTCGATGAGCGGACGCCGCCGAAGCCTTGGAACGCCTATGCGCTGTCCAAGCTCATCGCCGAACAGACAGTGCAGATGTTCGCCGCCGCCCAGGGGGAGCGGATCCGGTACGCGGCATTCCGCCCATGCTTCGTGATCTCACCGGAGGAATGGGAGGGGGCGCCCACCCAGCAGGGCCACACCCTGGCTGAACGCCTGGCCGATCCCGCCCTTTCGGCGCCGGCCCTGTTCAACTACGTGGACGCCCGGGATGTGGCGGACTTCCTTGACCTGCTGCTCCGGAAAATGACGGACATTCCCAACGGCGAAACCTTCTTCGTCGGAGCTGCGGACGCCCTGGCAACCGCGCCGCTGGCGGAGCTCATGCCCCGGTTCCTGCCCGGCAGCGAAGACATCAGCGCGGGCTTGACCGGGACCAGCCCCGCCTTCTCCATCGCCAAGGCAGAGGAACTCCTGGGCTGGCAGCCGCGGCGCAGCTGGCGCACCGAACTCACGTCCCGACCCACCCTCAACGACGAGGCTTCCGCGCTGGTTACTGCCGGCGGCGGGAGCAAGGAGACACCATGA
- a CDS encoding FadR/GntR family transcriptional regulator codes for MRTHQLVLHWIEDRLSAGDLAVGGRLPAERTLAEQLQVSRTSVREAIRILEAMGVVRSGVGSGPDAGTVVISDPAAALGSALRLHVATQHLPVADIVETRVLLESWAAAQARRDAPELEEAATLLAAMDAPGGLSVDDFLALDVRFHLALAHAAGNAVVSAMMGSLRESIQGYAARLTGNLPDWNATASRLRTEHHAILAAVKEGDGSRAAQLVADHIEGFYKEAGLGAG; via the coding sequence ATGCGCACCCACCAGTTGGTCCTGCACTGGATCGAGGACAGGCTCTCAGCCGGCGACCTGGCGGTCGGCGGCAGGCTCCCGGCGGAGCGCACCTTGGCCGAACAGCTCCAGGTCTCCCGGACTTCGGTACGTGAAGCCATCCGGATCCTCGAAGCCATGGGCGTAGTGCGGTCCGGTGTCGGTTCCGGTCCGGACGCCGGGACGGTCGTGATCTCTGATCCTGCCGCCGCCCTTGGCTCGGCCCTTCGGCTCCATGTGGCCACCCAGCACCTGCCGGTGGCAGACATCGTGGAAACCCGGGTCCTCCTGGAGTCATGGGCTGCCGCCCAGGCACGCCGGGATGCGCCGGAGCTGGAAGAGGCGGCCACGCTCCTGGCGGCGATGGATGCGCCCGGAGGCCTGTCCGTGGATGATTTCCTGGCCCTTGATGTCCGGTTCCATTTGGCCCTGGCCCACGCGGCCGGCAATGCGGTGGTCAGCGCCATGATGGGATCGCTGCGCGAATCCATCCAGGGGTACGCGGCCCGACTGACCGGAAACCTGCCGGACTGGAACGCCACAGCCTCGCGCCTGCGCACCGAGCACCATGCCATCCTCGCCGCGGTCAAGGAGGGCGATGGGAGCCGGGCAGCCCAGCTGGTGGCCGACCATATCGAGGGGTTCTACAAAGAGGCCGGGCTGGGCGCGGGATAA
- a CDS encoding acetoin utilization protein AcuC — MTYLPGLRQPAPPTMVVWSPDMTAYNFGPGHPMAPERMDLTARLSRSLGLFDLDHVDLAAPEVASDAELESVHSADYVAAVRRVSADPTRPDESRGLGTEDDPAFAGMHEAAARLAGGSLLAAQRLLEGSAVHAVNFGGGMHHAARERASGFCIYNDAALAVQKLLDGGVEKVAYIDVDAHHGDGTQNIFWDDPRVLTISLHETGLTLFPGTGFANETGGAAAEGTAVNVALPAGTSDAGWLRAFYAVVPQLVGAFEPGVIVSQHGCDSHRNDPLTHLNLSVDGQREAASAVGNLAERYCGSRWIATGGGGYNVLDVVPRTWSHLVAIAAGRPVPLRTPVPGDWRQYVMEKFGREAPTLMGDDVELWWRSWEVGFDPNDAVDRTVMATRKAVFPLHGLDPWFD, encoded by the coding sequence ATGACATACTTGCCCGGACTCCGCCAGCCCGCGCCGCCAACGATGGTGGTGTGGAGTCCTGACATGACAGCCTACAACTTCGGCCCCGGCCACCCCATGGCACCGGAGCGCATGGACCTTACCGCGCGCCTCTCACGCAGCCTCGGGCTCTTCGACCTGGACCACGTTGACCTGGCAGCTCCGGAGGTGGCATCCGACGCAGAGCTGGAGTCCGTCCACTCGGCCGACTATGTGGCAGCAGTCCGCCGGGTCAGCGCGGACCCCACCCGCCCCGACGAATCACGAGGGCTGGGAACCGAGGATGATCCCGCGTTCGCCGGCATGCACGAGGCCGCAGCCCGCCTGGCCGGCGGCTCGCTGCTGGCAGCCCAGCGCCTGCTGGAAGGATCGGCCGTGCATGCTGTGAACTTCGGCGGCGGTATGCACCACGCGGCCCGGGAGCGCGCCAGCGGATTCTGCATCTACAACGACGCCGCCCTTGCCGTGCAAAAGCTGCTTGACGGCGGCGTGGAAAAGGTGGCCTACATCGACGTCGACGCCCACCACGGGGACGGTACCCAGAACATCTTCTGGGACGATCCGCGGGTCCTCACGATCTCGCTGCATGAGACGGGGCTGACCCTCTTCCCCGGGACCGGCTTCGCCAACGAAACCGGCGGTGCGGCGGCCGAGGGGACGGCCGTGAACGTCGCCCTGCCGGCCGGTACCTCAGACGCCGGCTGGCTCCGCGCCTTCTACGCCGTGGTGCCCCAGCTTGTGGGGGCCTTCGAACCGGGGGTGATCGTCAGCCAGCACGGATGCGATTCGCACCGCAACGACCCCCTCACGCACCTCAACCTCAGCGTGGACGGGCAGCGCGAGGCGGCCAGCGCCGTCGGTAATCTGGCCGAGCGCTATTGCGGCAGCCGCTGGATCGCCACCGGCGGCGGAGGCTACAACGTGCTGGACGTAGTGCCGCGGACCTGGAGCCACCTGGTGGCCATCGCTGCGGGACGTCCCGTGCCGCTGCGGACTCCCGTGCCGGGGGATTGGCGGCAATACGTGATGGAGAAGTTCGGCAGGGAGGCGCCCACCCTCATGGGGGACGACGTGGAGCTCTGGTGGCGGTCCTGGGAGGTGGGTTTCGACCCCAACGACGCCGTGGACCGCACCGTCATGGCCACCCGCAAGGCAGTGTTCCCGCTGCACGGGCTGGACCCCTGGTTCGACTAG
- a CDS encoding alpha-hydroxy acid oxidase — translation MTHTIQPNNPEATPAPDATDIPAAPAPARASSSSALPAALKRRVPTYSDLAPLMQFKKPEFSRAARLQRASTIWELRDIAKRRTPKAPFDYTDGAAEEEITLRRARQAFLDIEFRPGILRNVSSIDLSTEILGKPSRLPVGIAPTGFTRMMQSEGEYAGSQAAEAAGIPYTLSTMGTASIEDVAQAAPNGRNWFQLYLWTDRDRSLELIERAAKAGNDTLMVTVDTAVAGARLRDVRNGMTIPPALTLKTVLDASYRPAWWFNFLTHEPLTFASLSRYTGTVADLINSMFDPTLTFGDLDWLRETWKGKLVVKGIQTVEDARKVVDHGADGVVLSNHGGRQLDRAPIPFHLLPEVRQAFTADNSDAAIMLDTGIMSGADIVAALALGADFTLIGRAYLYGLMAGGRAGVDRTLQILEKDMARTMALLGVSRISELTPDHVRLLPR, via the coding sequence ATGACCCACACCATCCAGCCCAATAATCCGGAAGCCACCCCGGCGCCGGATGCCACGGACATTCCTGCAGCGCCGGCACCCGCCAGGGCTTCGTCGTCGTCCGCCCTGCCTGCCGCCCTGAAGCGGCGCGTCCCCACGTACTCGGACCTGGCGCCCCTGATGCAGTTCAAGAAGCCGGAGTTCAGCAGGGCTGCCCGGCTGCAGCGGGCCAGCACCATCTGGGAGCTCCGCGACATCGCCAAACGCCGCACCCCCAAGGCACCCTTTGACTACACGGACGGGGCCGCGGAAGAGGAGATCACCCTCCGCCGCGCCCGCCAGGCATTCCTGGACATCGAGTTCCGGCCCGGCATCCTGCGGAACGTCTCCAGCATCGACCTCAGCACTGAGATCCTGGGCAAGCCGTCCCGGCTCCCCGTCGGCATCGCCCCCACCGGCTTCACCCGGATGATGCAGTCCGAGGGCGAGTACGCCGGATCGCAGGCCGCCGAAGCCGCAGGCATCCCCTACACCCTGTCCACCATGGGCACCGCCTCCATCGAGGATGTGGCCCAGGCCGCCCCGAACGGCAGGAACTGGTTCCAGCTGTACCTGTGGACAGACCGGGACCGCTCGCTGGAACTCATTGAGCGCGCCGCCAAAGCCGGCAACGACACCCTCATGGTCACCGTGGACACCGCCGTGGCGGGTGCCCGCCTCCGCGACGTCCGGAACGGCATGACCATCCCGCCGGCGCTGACCCTCAAAACCGTGCTGGACGCCTCCTACCGGCCCGCCTGGTGGTTCAACTTCCTCACCCACGAGCCCCTGACCTTCGCCTCGCTGTCCCGCTACACCGGCACCGTGGCCGACCTGATCAACTCCATGTTTGATCCCACCCTCACGTTCGGGGACCTGGACTGGCTGCGCGAAACCTGGAAGGGCAAGCTGGTGGTCAAGGGCATCCAGACCGTCGAGGACGCCCGCAAGGTGGTGGACCACGGCGCCGACGGCGTGGTCCTGTCCAACCACGGCGGCCGCCAGCTGGACCGGGCCCCCATCCCGTTCCACCTGCTCCCGGAGGTCAGGCAGGCCTTCACCGCTGACAACAGTGACGCCGCCATCATGCTGGACACCGGCATCATGAGCGGCGCGGACATCGTGGCTGCGCTGGCACTGGGCGCCGACTTCACGCTGATTGGCCGCGCCTACCTCTACGGGCTGATGGCAGGCGGACGCGCGGGCGTGGACAGGACCCTGCAGATCCTTGAGAAGGATATGGCCCGCACCATGGCGCTGCTGGGTGTCAGCCGGATTTCCGAGCTCACCCCGGACCACGTGCGGCTGCTGCCCCGGTAG
- a CDS encoding helix-turn-helix transcriptional regulator, whose translation MVTDDVFAVIAESTRRDILVALRAGDKAVGELVEELAASQPTISKHLKVLREAQLVSMRAQGQKRYYALNRGPLEGIASWLETFDVGSGGSAAASPDGPVRVAADQPVPAHLQESIAAAAAPPPQAPRAAGPSQPAREDTPAPVLVREGAELSPAVVIPGGTAAPLSDDTVPQQIGRTVGRAATKAADLLANLPNLPKFGRKK comes from the coding sequence ATGGTGACAGACGACGTATTTGCCGTCATAGCGGAATCCACCCGGCGGGACATCCTGGTGGCGCTTCGGGCAGGCGACAAAGCCGTGGGGGAACTGGTGGAGGAACTGGCGGCGAGCCAGCCCACCATTTCCAAGCACCTGAAAGTCCTCCGTGAAGCACAGCTGGTCAGCATGCGCGCGCAGGGACAGAAGCGCTACTACGCCCTGAACCGTGGCCCTTTGGAGGGCATCGCCAGCTGGCTGGAGACGTTCGACGTCGGCAGCGGCGGCAGCGCCGCAGCCTCGCCGGACGGGCCGGTCCGGGTGGCCGCCGACCAGCCGGTCCCGGCCCACCTGCAGGAAAGCATCGCCGCGGCGGCCGCCCCGCCGCCGCAGGCCCCCCGGGCCGCCGGGCCTTCGCAGCCGGCCCGGGAGGACACTCCTGCGCCCGTCCTGGTGAGGGAAGGCGCGGAGCTGAGCCCCGCCGTCGTCATTCCCGGCGGTACGGCCGCCCCGTTGAGCGACGACACCGTGCCGCAGCAAATCGGACGGACCGTTGGCCGCGCCGCCACCAAGGCAGCCGACCTGCTGGCCAACCTCCCAAACCTGCCGAAATTCGGGCGCAAAAAGTAG
- the proC gene encoding pyrroline-5-carboxylate reductase: MSNRIAFLGCGSMNEAILGGLLEAGKDPGDVVATVRRAERASELAQRYQGITAIAGEEEPDNNRQAAKGSAVVILGVKPVGIADLAREISPALSPETVVVSVAAAVSIAQLEAALPAGQPVIRTMPNTPAKLGRGVVSVSPGTHCSPEQLQMVKDLLQGAGTVVEVPEEQVDALSAISGSGPAYAFYLAEAMASAGEELGLDRELSLLLARETVAGAGLMLAEPGADPAALRKAVTSPNGTTERAIATFDEQGIPAIIAAGARAAADRAAEITRQLG, translated from the coding sequence ATGAGCAACCGAATCGCATTCCTTGGCTGTGGATCCATGAACGAAGCCATACTTGGCGGCCTGCTGGAGGCAGGGAAGGACCCGGGGGATGTGGTGGCCACCGTCCGCCGCGCGGAGCGCGCCTCGGAACTCGCCCAGCGCTACCAAGGGATCACCGCCATTGCCGGTGAGGAAGAACCCGACAACAACAGGCAGGCCGCCAAGGGGTCTGCGGTGGTCATCCTCGGCGTCAAGCCGGTGGGCATCGCGGACCTGGCGAGGGAAATCAGCCCCGCGCTGTCACCGGAAACCGTGGTGGTGAGTGTGGCCGCGGCCGTGTCCATCGCCCAGCTGGAGGCCGCACTCCCCGCGGGGCAGCCGGTGATCCGGACCATGCCCAACACGCCCGCCAAGCTGGGCCGCGGCGTCGTGTCCGTCTCGCCCGGCACGCACTGCAGCCCCGAACAGCTCCAAATGGTCAAAGACCTCCTGCAGGGTGCCGGAACTGTCGTGGAAGTCCCCGAAGAGCAGGTGGACGCGCTCTCGGCCATCAGCGGCTCCGGTCCCGCCTACGCCTTCTACCTGGCCGAGGCCATGGCCTCCGCAGGCGAGGAACTGGGCCTGGACCGCGAGCTTTCCCTCCTGCTGGCCCGCGAAACCGTGGCCGGTGCCGGCCTCATGCTGGCCGAACCCGGCGCCGACCCTGCAGCCCTGCGCAAGGCCGTTACGAGCCCCAACGGCACCACTGAACGCGCCATCGCCACGTTTGACGAACAGGGCATCCCGGCCATCATCGCCGCCGGCGCACGCGCGGCAGCTGACCGGGCCGCCGAAATCACCAGGCAGCTTGGGTAG
- a CDS encoding TrkH family potassium uptake protein, with product MTQSQSRPRTPAPWHPPAQDREGLWIFTRLRDFIDDIANTSPARLALTAFAAVCTLFTFLLTLPVSAADGTPTPIHQALFTAVSAVCVTGLTVVSTAAHWSFFGQLVILVGIFIGGLGTLTLASLLALMVSKRLGVRGKIIAAESMNNAGRLGEVGTLLRIVITTSVVIEGILALALIPRFLTLGEPFWQSVWHGIFYAISSFNNAGFTPHSDGIVPYETDLWILIPLMVGVFLGSLGFPVVMVLQQNGLNWKKWNLHTKLTIQVSLILLAAGTFLWALMEWDNARTIGPMGLGDKITHSLFASVMTRSGGFNLVDQNHMESTTKLLTDALMFAGGGSASTAGGIKVTTIAVMFLAIVAEARGDADVKVYGRTIPQGTMRVAISVIVAGATLVSVSAFLLLQFSGATLDRVLFETISAFATVGLSTGLSAEVPPEGVYVLTALMFAGRVGTVTLAAALALRQRSQLYHYPEERPIIG from the coding sequence ATGACGCAAAGCCAGTCGAGGCCCCGGACGCCGGCCCCCTGGCACCCCCCGGCGCAGGACCGGGAGGGCCTCTGGATCTTCACCCGGCTGCGCGACTTCATTGACGACATTGCCAATACTTCCCCCGCGCGGCTGGCACTGACTGCGTTCGCCGCCGTCTGCACACTTTTTACTTTCCTGCTCACCCTGCCGGTCTCTGCCGCCGACGGAACCCCCACCCCCATCCACCAGGCGTTGTTTACGGCGGTCTCGGCGGTCTGCGTCACGGGACTCACGGTGGTATCGACGGCGGCCCACTGGTCCTTCTTCGGCCAGCTGGTAATCCTGGTGGGCATCTTCATAGGCGGCTTGGGCACCTTGACCCTCGCCTCGCTGCTCGCCCTCATGGTGAGCAAGCGGCTGGGCGTGCGCGGGAAGATCATCGCCGCGGAATCCATGAACAACGCAGGCCGCCTGGGCGAAGTGGGCACCCTGCTGCGGATCGTCATCACCACTTCAGTGGTGATCGAAGGCATCCTGGCGCTGGCATTGATCCCGCGCTTCCTTACTTTGGGCGAGCCGTTCTGGCAGTCTGTCTGGCACGGCATCTTCTACGCCATTTCATCGTTCAACAACGCCGGCTTCACCCCCCATTCGGACGGCATCGTGCCCTACGAAACGGACCTGTGGATCCTCATCCCCCTGATGGTGGGCGTCTTCCTGGGCAGCCTGGGCTTTCCCGTGGTGATGGTGCTGCAGCAGAACGGGCTGAACTGGAAGAAATGGAACCTCCACACCAAGCTCACCATCCAGGTCTCACTTATCCTGCTCGCCGCGGGCACGTTCCTGTGGGCCCTGATGGAGTGGGACAACGCCCGGACCATCGGGCCGATGGGCCTCGGTGATAAGATCACCCACTCCCTGTTTGCCTCGGTCATGACGCGTTCAGGCGGGTTCAACCTGGTGGACCAGAACCACATGGAATCCACCACCAAGCTGCTGACCGACGCGCTGATGTTCGCCGGCGGCGGGTCGGCGTCGACGGCGGGCGGCATCAAGGTGACCACCATCGCCGTGATGTTCCTGGCCATCGTTGCCGAGGCCCGCGGCGATGCCGACGTGAAGGTGTACGGCCGGACCATTCCGCAAGGCACCATGCGGGTGGCCATCTCCGTGATCGTTGCCGGCGCCACCCTGGTTTCCGTCTCCGCCTTCCTGCTCCTGCAGTTCAGCGGCGCAACACTGGACCGGGTGCTGTTCGAGACGATTTCGGCCTTCGCCACCGTTGGCCTGAGCACCGGGCTCAGCGCCGAGGTGCCGCCCGAGGGAGTCTACGTCCTCACGGCCCTCATGTTCGCCGGCCGCGTGGGCACCGTAACCCTCGCCGCGGCACTGGCCCTGCGCCAGCGCAGCCAGCTGTACCACTACCCCGAAGAGAGGCCGATCATTGGCTAG
- a CDS encoding Gfo/Idh/MocA family protein → MVNTAETTSAAAAAQATAKDGGKTRIALIGTGGRSEMYIRAIYGKHADTAELVAFSDVNPGRVEFYQKLIQQLGAPGPVASFDPADLTAFIQANGIGRIIVTTPDYTHADYIVEGLRAGADVVVEKPLTIDAESCRRIVEAVHETGRNVVVTFNYRYSPRNSALKEIIQSGVIGKVTSVDFSWVLDTVHGADYFRRWHRDKKNSGGLLIHKASHHFDLVNWWIDDVPERVFASGGLKFYGDKNAAERGLGPRPERGTPDADAPAGAKDPFTLDLREDERLKALFLDNEHYDGYRRDQDVFTAGITIEDNLALVVEYQGGPRLSYSLNAHSPWEGYRVAVNGTEGRAELEVVERAAVLHSADRKTVVDPSATPVEEENAVRRNGERLVVQRHWEAAYEVPIVNGEGGHGGGDELLLSDLFNGPGEDPLGRPSGYLDGLRSVSVGIAGNRSLETSLPIRVEDLDLGVDLRRGK, encoded by the coding sequence ATGGTCAACACAGCCGAGACGACGTCGGCCGCAGCTGCCGCGCAGGCCACTGCCAAGGACGGCGGGAAGACCCGCATCGCCCTGATCGGCACGGGCGGCCGTTCCGAGATGTACATCCGTGCCATCTACGGCAAGCACGCGGACACCGCCGAACTGGTGGCCTTCTCGGACGTGAACCCGGGTCGCGTGGAGTTCTACCAGAAGCTCATCCAGCAACTGGGCGCGCCGGGACCGGTGGCGTCCTTTGATCCCGCGGACCTGACAGCGTTCATCCAGGCCAACGGCATCGGCCGGATCATCGTCACCACGCCCGATTACACCCACGCCGACTACATCGTGGAGGGGCTCCGGGCCGGTGCAGACGTCGTCGTCGAAAAGCCCTTGACCATTGACGCCGAAAGCTGCCGCCGCATTGTCGAGGCCGTCCACGAGACCGGACGGAACGTGGTGGTCACCTTCAACTACCGCTACTCGCCGCGCAACAGCGCGCTCAAGGAAATCATCCAGAGCGGCGTGATCGGCAAGGTCACCTCGGTTGACTTCAGCTGGGTCCTGGATACCGTCCACGGCGCGGACTACTTCCGGCGGTGGCACCGGGATAAGAAGAACTCCGGTGGCCTGCTCATCCACAAGGCGTCCCACCACTTCGACCTCGTCAACTGGTGGATCGACGACGTCCCGGAGCGGGTCTTCGCCTCCGGCGGCCTGAAGTTCTATGGCGACAAGAACGCCGCCGAACGCGGGCTGGGCCCCCGTCCCGAGCGCGGAACGCCCGACGCCGATGCCCCCGCCGGCGCGAAGGACCCATTCACTCTGGACCTGAGGGAGGACGAGCGGCTCAAGGCGCTCTTCCTGGACAACGAACACTACGACGGCTACCGCCGCGACCAGGATGTCTTCACCGCGGGCATCACCATTGAGGACAACCTGGCGCTGGTGGTGGAGTACCAGGGCGGGCCGCGCCTGAGCTATTCGCTGAACGCGCACAGCCCGTGGGAGGGCTACCGGGTAGCGGTCAACGGCACCGAGGGCCGGGCCGAGCTTGAAGTGGTGGAACGGGCCGCCGTCCTGCACAGCGCCGACCGGAAAACCGTCGTGGACCCTTCCGCAACCCCGGTGGAGGAAGAGAACGCCGTCCGCCGCAACGGTGAGCGGCTGGTGGTCCAGCGCCACTGGGAGGCCGCGTACGAGGTGCCGATCGTCAATGGTGAAGGCGGCCACGGCGGCGGTGACGAACTCCTGCTCTCAGACCTCTTCAACGGCCCGGGCGAGGACCCGCTGGGCCGTCCCTCCGGATACCTGGACGGGCTGCGCTCGGTGTCCGTGGGTATTGCCGGCAACCGGTCGCTCGAAACCTCGCTCCCCATCCGCGTGGAGGACCTGGACCTCGGCGTCGACCTCCGCCGCGGCAAGTAA
- a CDS encoding TrkA family potassium uptake protein: MASSTDAPRRPAHNAPVLVIGLGRFGSSTAEQLVKQGREVLAIERDRNLVQKWAPLLTHVVEADATNIDALRQLGAQEFSSAVVGVGTSIESSVLITVNLVDLGIEHLWVKAITPSHGKILTRIGANHVIYPEADAGVRAAHLVSGRMLDFIEFDDDFAIVKMYPPRETVGFTLDESKVRSKYGVTIVGVKSPGEDFTYARPETKVSSRDMLIVSGHVDLLERFAARP; encoded by the coding sequence TTGGCTAGTTCCACAGACGCCCCCCGGCGCCCCGCCCACAACGCTCCGGTCCTGGTGATCGGGCTGGGCCGCTTTGGATCATCCACCGCGGAGCAGCTGGTCAAGCAGGGCCGGGAAGTGCTCGCCATCGAACGGGACCGGAACCTGGTGCAGAAATGGGCGCCCCTCCTGACCCACGTGGTGGAGGCCGACGCCACCAACATTGATGCACTCCGCCAACTGGGCGCCCAGGAGTTCAGCTCCGCCGTCGTGGGCGTGGGAACCTCCATCGAGTCCTCGGTGCTGATCACGGTCAACCTCGTCGACCTGGGCATCGAGCATCTCTGGGTCAAGGCGATCACCCCGTCACATGGCAAGATCCTGACCCGGATCGGCGCCAACCACGTCATCTACCCCGAGGCCGACGCCGGCGTCCGCGCCGCACACCTGGTGTCCGGCCGGATGCTGGACTTCATCGAGTTCGACGACGACTTCGCCATCGTGAAGATGTACCCGCCACGCGAAACCGTGGGCTTCACCTTGGACGAGTCAAAGGTCCGCTCCAAGTACGGGGTGACCATTGTGGGGGTGAAGTCCCCTGGTGAAGACTTCACGTACGCCCGGCCCGAGACCAAGGTGTCTTCGCGGGACATGCTGATCGTTTCCGGCCACGTGGACCTGCTGGAGCGGTTCGCCGCCCGGCCTTAA
- a CDS encoding LacI family DNA-binding transcriptional regulator, protein MARKSASGRIGIADVAAKAGVSHATVSRVMNGNFTVDPDIAARVRAAAAELKYQPNPVGRSLALGKTDTIGIVVPDLANPTFQAILRGLSRAAAQDGYRVLIADSFEVSSEESILAGEARRRCDGLVLCAPRMTDAELEDIAPSLHPLVLINRTTSTPNVPSLVVDYGQGVQDIAGHLVELGHTRLAFLAGPPRSASNEMRLQGLETFKAAHPEVEVTMLDGGSDFDTGHGAVDAVLASGATGILAFNDLVAMGLMSGLHERGLDVPGDISVTGFDDIPFARYTTPALTTGAVPITELGEQAWQQLRALIRNEATGTPGGHYQPRLEVRASTGPAKAPRSTVHG, encoded by the coding sequence ATGGCCAGGAAATCGGCAAGCGGCCGGATCGGCATCGCTGATGTCGCAGCCAAGGCGGGGGTTTCCCATGCCACGGTCTCGCGTGTCATGAACGGCAACTTCACCGTGGACCCGGACATTGCCGCCAGGGTCCGTGCAGCCGCCGCCGAACTGAAATACCAGCCCAATCCCGTGGGCCGGAGCCTGGCCCTCGGCAAGACGGACACCATAGGGATTGTGGTGCCGGACCTGGCCAACCCCACCTTCCAGGCGATCCTCCGCGGCCTAAGCCGGGCAGCCGCCCAGGACGGTTACCGCGTGCTTATCGCGGATTCATTCGAAGTGTCCAGCGAGGAGTCCATCCTCGCAGGCGAGGCGCGCAGGCGCTGTGACGGACTGGTCCTGTGCGCTCCACGCATGACCGATGCGGAGCTGGAGGATATCGCACCCTCGCTGCACCCGCTGGTGCTGATCAACCGCACTACCTCCACGCCGAACGTGCCCAGCCTGGTGGTGGACTACGGCCAGGGCGTCCAGGACATCGCGGGGCACCTTGTGGAGCTGGGCCACACCCGCCTGGCCTTCCTTGCGGGGCCGCCCCGCAGCGCCTCCAATGAGATGCGCCTCCAGGGCCTGGAAACGTTCAAGGCCGCCCACCCCGAGGTGGAGGTGACCATGCTGGACGGTGGCTCGGACTTCGACACCGGCCATGGGGCAGTGGATGCCGTCCTGGCAAGCGGGGCCACCGGAATCCTTGCCTTCAACGACCTGGTGGCCATGGGCCTGATGAGCGGCCTCCACGAACGTGGGCTGGACGTCCCCGGCGACATCTCGGTAACGGGCTTCGATGACATTCCCTTTGCCAGGTATACGACGCCGGCCCTCACCACCGGCGCGGTCCCCATCACCGAACTGGGAGAGCAGGCCTGGCAGCAGCTCCGGGCGTTGATCCGCAACGAGGCAACCGGCACCCCCGGCGGCCACTACCAGCCGCGGCTCGAAGTCCGGGCCAGCACGGGCCCCGCCAAGGCGCCCCGCAGCACGGTCCACGGCTAA